The Aestuariibius sp. HNIBRBA575 nucleotide sequence AATGTGGACAGGCCTGTCGCTGCACCCTGTCCGCCTTCAAAGTGCTTGATAATCGCCGTAACGGTACCGTCTGCGTGGATCTTGACGAACGGGGTGATGTTGCTGGATTGCACAGGTGATGAGGCCAAGCCCCCGTTTGGTGTTGCACCAAAGGCAAGAACGGCCACAGATGCGCTGGCACCCTTTAGAAAATTGCGGCGCGATGTTTCGATGGTCATAAATTAACCCTCCAGGATTTCTGCAGCGCGTTGAACGCCACTGCGAATGCGTTGATACGTCGCGCAGCGACAGGCGTTGCCGTACATGTAATCGTCGATGTCTTCGGCAGAGGGATTTGCATTTTCCGTCAACAGACCAACCGCGGACATGATTTGGCCGGACTGGCAATATCCGCATTGCACAACATCAAGCTCTTTCCACGCCTGTTGAACAGCAGCGCCAACGGTAGAGTTTTCCATGGCTTCGATCGTCGTGATTTCGGCGTCCTGAATGTCTTCGACAAAGGTCTGGCACGACCGCGTCGGCTGTCCGTCAATATGGACGGTACAAGCGCCGCAGGCCGCGACCCCGCACCCGAATTTGGTGCCTGTCATTTTCAGCTCATCCCGCAGCACCCACAAGAGCGGCGTTCCGGGGGCTGCATCAACAGAGCGCTGTTCTCCGTTTACCTTTATTGAAAGCGTCATTCGGTTTCTCCAGTTTAGGT carries:
- a CDS encoding (2Fe-2S)-binding protein; protein product: MTLSIKVNGEQRSVDAAPGTPLLWVLRDELKMTGTKFGCGVAACGACTVHIDGQPTRSCQTFVEDIQDAEITTIEAMENSTVGAAVQQAWKELDVVQCGYCQSGQIMSAVGLLTENANPSAEDIDDYMYGNACRCATYQRIRSGVQRAAEILEG